A genome region from Frankineae bacterium MT45 includes the following:
- a CDS encoding imidazoleglycerol-phosphate dehydratase: MSERIGRVDRTTSETKVLVEINLDGTGSTDVSTGVGFYDHMLTSFGKHGLFDLRVQVEGDTHIDAHHTVEDAAIALGQAFAQAAGEKRGIRRFGDSVIPMDEALVQAAVDLSGRPYLVHREPDGAPPTIGPDYATTLTRHVFESFTYHAAIALHVTVHGGRDWHHITEAQYKAVARALRAAAEIDPRVQGIPSTKGVL; the protein is encoded by the coding sequence GTGAGCGAGCGTATCGGTCGGGTCGACCGCACCACCTCTGAGACGAAGGTGCTGGTCGAGATCAACCTCGACGGAACCGGCTCCACCGACGTCTCCACCGGGGTCGGCTTCTACGACCACATGCTCACGTCCTTCGGAAAGCACGGGCTATTCGACCTGCGCGTCCAGGTGGAGGGCGACACGCACATCGACGCCCACCACACGGTGGAAGATGCCGCGATCGCCCTCGGTCAGGCCTTCGCCCAGGCCGCCGGTGAGAAGCGGGGTATCCGACGCTTCGGTGACTCAGTTATACCGATGGATGAGGCGCTGGTACAGGCCGCCGTCGACCTCTCCGGCCGTCCTTACCTGGTGCACCGCGAACCCGACGGCGCTCCGCCGACCATCGGCCCGGACTACGCCACCACGCTCACCCGGCACGTCTTCGAGTCCTTCACCTATCACGCGGCGATTGCCCTGCACGTCACCGTTCATGGGGGGCGGGATTGGCACCACATCACCGAGGCGCAGTACAAGGCCGTCGCCCGGGCGCTACGGGCCGCGGCCGAGATCGACCCGCGGGTGCAGGGGATTCCCTCGACGAAGGGCGTGCTCTGA
- a CDS encoding imidazole glycerol phosphate synthase subunit hisH (manually curated) produces the protein MVVPGVGAFAACMAGLEAVNAREILQKRIASGRPVLGICVGMQVLFSAGIEHGIESEGLGVLDGRVELLQAPILPHMGWNTITPPAGSVLFAGLDPQTRFYFVHSYAVHDTAGLVTTAHHGEDFVAAVEHGVVSATQFHPEKSADAGAVVLSNWLATL, from the coding sequence TTGGTTGTCCCGGGCGTTGGTGCGTTCGCGGCCTGCATGGCCGGCCTGGAGGCGGTGAATGCCCGAGAAATACTGCAGAAACGGATCGCGTCCGGGCGCCCCGTCCTCGGCATCTGCGTCGGTATGCAGGTGCTCTTCAGTGCGGGCATCGAGCACGGGATCGAGTCTGAGGGTCTCGGCGTGCTCGACGGTCGCGTCGAACTGCTGCAGGCGCCGATCCTTCCGCACATGGGTTGGAACACGATCACCCCGCCGGCCGGTTCGGTGCTCTTCGCCGGCCTCGACCCGCAGACCCGCTTCTACTTCGTGCACTCGTACGCCGTTCACGACACCGCTGGGCTTGTCACGACGGCCCATCACGGTGAGGATTTCGTGGCTGCGGTTGAGCACGGAGTGGTCAGCGCAACCCAGTTCCACCCGGAGAAGTCGGCCGATGCCGGTGCCGTCGTGCTGAGTAACTGGCTGGCCACCCTGTGA
- a CDS encoding 1-(5-phosphoribosyl)-5-[(5-phosphoribosylamino)methylideneamino] imidazole-4-carboxamide isomerase, which yields MSLVLLPAVDVADGAAVRLVQGEAGSETSYGDPLEAALTWQRDGAEWIHLVDLDAAFGRGSNREMLAAVVAKLDVAVELSGGIRDDASLEAALATGAARVNLGTAALESPDWVRSAIARHGDKIAVGLDVRGTTLAARGWTESGGDLYETLARLDADGCARYVVTDVHRDGTLTGPNLELLRNVCAATDKPVVASGGVSSLADLQAIAALTDLGVEGAIVGKALYAGAFTLPEALASVR from the coding sequence ATGAGTCTCGTCCTACTTCCGGCCGTCGATGTCGCCGACGGAGCCGCCGTGCGTCTGGTGCAGGGGGAGGCCGGCAGTGAAACCTCCTACGGCGATCCGCTGGAGGCGGCCCTGACCTGGCAGCGCGATGGCGCCGAGTGGATCCATCTCGTCGACCTCGACGCCGCCTTCGGCCGTGGCTCCAACCGCGAGATGCTGGCCGCGGTCGTGGCCAAGCTCGACGTCGCGGTCGAGCTCTCCGGGGGTATCCGGGACGACGCCTCGCTGGAGGCGGCCCTGGCCACCGGCGCCGCACGCGTGAATCTCGGCACCGCCGCCCTGGAGTCCCCGGACTGGGTGCGGTCGGCCATCGCCCGGCACGGCGACAAGATCGCTGTCGGGCTCGACGTACGCGGGACCACCCTCGCCGCCCGTGGCTGGACCGAGTCTGGCGGTGACCTCTACGAGACGCTGGCCCGGCTGGATGCCGACGGCTGCGCGCGCTACGTGGTCACCGACGTGCACCGCGACGGGACGCTCACCGGCCCGAACCTGGAGTTGCTGCGGAATGTCTGCGCGGCCACCGACAAGCCGGTCGTGGCCAGTGGCGGGGTCTCGTCGCTGGCAGACTTGCAGGCCATCGCGGCGCTGACCGACCTCGGGGTCGAGGGGGCGATCGTCGGTAAGGCGCTCTACGCCGGCGCCTTCACGCTGCCGGAGGCGCTCGCCTCAGTCCGCTGA
- a CDS encoding Lysophospholipase L1 has protein sequence MSGRPTGPFLTAASRLLPGVRTVQGQVAPFAAYWEQQNRAVLADGVETPLWVALGDSMTQGIGAPGPGQGWVGQAQRLLEDAGESYRVVNLSMSGGRVEDVLRRQLPALQGLQQQGIDPALVTVLIGSNDLVRRRYRDALPAGFAELLRALPKGSVVSNLPNPRRAANEIDRLIREGAAAGQLALADMRQPRTTRWRGKLAADHFHPNERGYAAIAQIFFEAIRTRRSAD, from the coding sequence ATGAGCGGCCGCCCAACCGGACCGTTCCTGACGGCCGCGTCCCGGCTGCTCCCGGGCGTGCGCACGGTGCAGGGCCAGGTCGCTCCGTTCGCCGCGTACTGGGAGCAGCAGAACCGAGCGGTGCTCGCGGACGGGGTCGAGACACCGCTCTGGGTGGCCCTCGGCGACTCGATGACGCAGGGCATCGGCGCGCCCGGTCCCGGGCAGGGCTGGGTCGGCCAAGCCCAGCGACTGCTGGAAGATGCCGGCGAGTCGTACCGCGTAGTGAACCTATCGATGAGCGGCGGCCGGGTCGAGGATGTCCTGCGACGGCAGCTGCCTGCCCTCCAGGGTCTGCAGCAGCAGGGCATAGACCCGGCGCTGGTCACCGTATTGATCGGCAGCAACGACCTCGTGCGGCGTCGCTACCGTGATGCGCTGCCGGCCGGCTTTGCCGAACTCTTGCGCGCGCTGCCGAAGGGTTCGGTGGTGTCGAACCTGCCCAACCCTCGTCGCGCCGCCAATGAGATCGACCGTCTCATCCGCGAGGGCGCGGCGGCCGGGCAGCTGGCGCTGGCCGACATGCGACAACCCCGGACAACGAGGTGGCGGGGGAAGCTGGCCGCCGATCACTTCCACCCCAACGAGCGCGGCTACGCCGCAATCGCGCAGATCTTCTTCGAGGCGATCCGCACTCGGCGCTCAGCGGACTGA
- a CDS encoding imidazole glycerol phosphate synthase subunit hisF — protein sequence MSVAVRVIPCLDVDAGRVVKGVNFADLRDAGDPVELARRYNEEGADELTFLDITASSSQRQTTFEMVRRTAEQVFIPLTVGGGVRSVEDVDALLRAGADKVGVNTAAIARPELLREIAHRFGNQVLVLSVDARRVVPGSGSAPTPSGFEVTTHGGRRGTGIDAIDWATRAAELGAGEILLNSMDADGTKHGYDLELITLARAAVGVPVIASGGAGDVAHFLPAVEAGADAVLAASVFHFGQIRIGEVKAALRSGGVPTR from the coding sequence ATGTCTGTAGCAGTGCGAGTAATCCCGTGTCTGGACGTCGACGCCGGCCGGGTGGTGAAGGGTGTCAACTTCGCTGATCTGCGTGACGCCGGCGATCCGGTCGAACTGGCTCGCCGCTACAACGAGGAGGGCGCCGACGAGCTGACCTTCCTCGACATCACCGCCTCCTCTTCGCAACGGCAGACCACCTTCGAGATGGTGCGTCGCACCGCGGAGCAGGTTTTCATCCCGTTGACCGTCGGCGGCGGGGTGCGTTCGGTCGAGGACGTCGACGCGCTGCTGCGAGCCGGGGCCGACAAGGTGGGCGTCAACACCGCCGCGATCGCCCGTCCCGAGTTGCTGCGCGAGATCGCCCACCGCTTCGGCAACCAGGTGCTCGTCCTCTCCGTGGATGCCCGGCGTGTCGTCCCCGGCTCGGGCTCGGCTCCAACCCCGAGCGGCTTCGAGGTCACCACTCACGGCGGTCGGCGCGGCACCGGCATCGACGCCATCGATTGGGCGACTCGGGCCGCGGAACTAGGGGCCGGCGAGATCCTGCTCAACTCGATGGACGCCGACGGAACCAAGCACGGCTACGACCTGGAACTGATCACGCTGGCCCGTGCTGCGGTCGGCGTCCCGGTGATCGCCAGCGGGGGAGCAGGTGACGTCGCGCACTTTCTTCCGGCCGTGGAGGCGGGGGCTGACGCGGTTCTGGCCGCTAGTGTCTTTCACTTCGGGCAGATCCGGATCGGCGAGGTGAAAGCGGCGCTTCGCAGCGGCGGAGTTCCGACGCGCTGA